A region from the Lolium perenne isolate Kyuss_39 chromosome 4, Kyuss_2.0, whole genome shotgun sequence genome encodes:
- the LOC127323269 gene encoding peroxidase 1: protein MKRNTSCVLLPVAIVLVLLVSALAQLDTAFYSRSCPKVEEIVREEMVRIISAAPSLAGPLLRLHFHDCFVRGCDASVLLDSTAGNPAERDAKPNKSLRGFGSVERVKAKLEAACPGTVSCADVLALMARDAVVLAKGPTWQVALGRRDGVVSSATEASDELPPSFGDVPLLSKIFASKGLDVKDLVVLSGAHTLGTAHCPSYADRLYASAGNGGVVDPSLDSEYAEKLRMKCKSVDDRSMLSEMDPGSYRTFDTSYYRQVAKRRGLFRSDAALLTDDTTRDYVQRVATGMFDDAFFRDFAESMAKMGNVSVLTGVEGEIRKKCYVVNKSYY, encoded by the exons ATGAAAAGGAATACATCGTGTGTGCTGCTTCCTGTGGCCATCGTGCTGGTGCTGTTGGTCTCGGCGTTGGCTCAGCTGGACACTGCGTTTTACAGCCGGTCATGCCCCAAGGTGGAGGAGATCGTCCGCGAGGAGATGGTGAGGATCATCTCCGCCGCGCCCAGCCTCGCCGGCCCGCTGCTCAGGCTTCACTTCCACGACTGCTTCGTCAGG GGTTGCGATGCCTCCGTCCTCCTCGACTCTACGGCGGGCAATCCGGCAGAGAGGGACGCCAAACCTAACAAGAGCCTGCgaggcttcggctccgtggagcgGGTCAAGGCCAAGCTTGAGGCCGCCTGCCCAGGCACCGTCTCCTGCGCCGACGTCCTCGCCCTCATGGCTCgcgacgccgtcgtgctggccaaGGGACCCACCTGGCAGGTGGCGCTGGGACGGAGAGACGGCGTGGTGTCCAGCGCCACGGAGGCGAGCGACGAGCTGCCTCCGTCCTTCGGCGACGTCCCTCTGCTCTCCAAGATCTTCGCCTCCAAGGGGCTGGACGTCAAGGACCTCGTCGTCCTCTCCGGCGCGCACACCCTCGGCACGGCGCACTGCCCGTCGTACGCCGACCGGCTCTACGCCTCCGCCGGCAACGGCGGCGTCGTCGACCCGTCGCTGGACAGCGAGTACGCCGAGAAGCTGAGGATGAAGTGCAAGAGCGTGGACGACAGGAGCATGCTGTCGGAGATGGACCCCGGAAGCTACAGGACCTTCGACACCAGCTACTACCGCCAAGTCGCCAAGCGCAGGGGCCTCTTCCGCTCCGACGCCGCGCTGCTCACCGACGACACCACCAGGGACTACGTCCAGCGCGTCGCCACCGGAATGTTCGATGACGCCTTCTTCAGGGATTTCGCCGAGTCCATGGCCAAGATGGGAAACGTCAGCGTGCTCACCGGAGTGGAGGGAGAGATCAGGAAAAAGTGCTACGTCGTCAACAAAAGTTACTATTAA